In Candidatus Neomarinimicrobiota bacterium, one genomic interval encodes:
- a CDS encoding M67 family metallopeptidase — MNKIQLENDTFSRMEKHASSSFPEECCGFMFGSAGDEKTIVEDISIVKNRHPDFKARRYLISPEDFMEAEKFADDKGLSLTGVYHSHPNHPATPSETDREAALPGFTYIIFSVNNGNTTDVTAWELAEDRSEFKAVEIVNREE; from the coding sequence ATGAACAAGATACAGTTAGAAAACGATACTTTCAGCCGGATGGAAAAACACGCTTCCTCTTCATTTCCGGAGGAGTGCTGCGGATTTATGTTCGGCAGCGCCGGAGATGAGAAGACGATTGTGGAAGATATAAGCATTGTCAAAAACAGGCATCCGGATTTTAAGGCAAGACGTTATTTGATCTCGCCGGAGGATTTCATGGAAGCGGAAAAATTTGCGGATGATAAAGGACTCAGTCTCACGGGTGTCTATCATTCCCACCCGAATCATCCGGCAACGCCGTCGGAGACGGATAGAGAAGCCGCACTGCCCGGTTTTACTTATATAATTTTTTCGGTGAACAACGGCAATACGACCGACGTCACTGCGTGGGAGCTTGCCGAGGACAGAAGTGAATTTAAAGCAGTAGAGATAGTGAATAGAGAGGAGTAA